A single window of Solenopsis invicta isolate M01_SB chromosome 3, UNIL_Sinv_3.0, whole genome shotgun sequence DNA harbors:
- the LOC120357170 gene encoding uncharacterized protein LOC120357170, producing the protein MVYGIVRTRISSERRKAAMVGCCAKHRKNRSENGFRMFRFPKDKQRKQVWLEKCGKSIAPTSRLCERHFDDSQFENHREDKWRKLKLNAVPTIFNDENSTITFNNQLAVGQQTPHENLFENDYVQDFNPVILTNFNSNIRDNENVIDGNSLNEHFPSAKMVTDTSIQTDGDSDTLMLQTKYISNEEGTIRQANEIKYLQLQLEKERAKANMLKSKYKNEKLLRLKMTTKMKSYKKKCCTLSEKLEKIPFFKKFAAGLSNPHQPKWSPECLKLAIQIRYAVGWKAYLYLKKDLQLPLPAYSTLCKHISKLNFSPGLLKDVLSLMAKKKKTHSSTHQSDNVVLMDEMDIKKSLEYDVSTGSFIGQTTCEERAKLSTTVVVFMLRGLTENWKQIISWHLTSKSSDDCVMTQLLLEIVEEIEKIGFRIHGLVCDMGPKNQAIWRNLGVNVSRDNVVPFIDHPVRTESENLPCNEVRFKYLEELVAIQERHSDLKLAPNITAEILRPSSFNKMQVPPAAHIFNVRTAVALETLIELKMIDKEAETTAWFIRKVRAWFDVMNSRYQSEAITLSNKNVKIAIIDHFLDLIENIIIGKSWKPVQTGIKMSVLNTITLVNLLFKTGYNFFLTSRLNQDA; encoded by the exons ATGGTGTACGGCATTGTACGGACACGTATCTCGTCGGAAAGACGAAAAGCTGCAATGGTAGGCTGCTGTGCAAAACATCGCAAGAATCGCAGTGAAAATGGATTTCGTATGTTTCGGTTTCCCAAAGACAAGCAACGAAAACAAGTATGGCTCGAAAAATGCGGCAAAAGTATAGCACCGACTTCGAGGTTATGCGAG CGTCACTTTGATGACTCCCAATTTGAAAACCACCGAGAGGATAAATGGcgaaaattaaaactaaacGCTGTTCCAACTATTTTTAATGATGAAAATTCAACAATTACATTCAATAACCAGTTAGCAGTTG gGCAACAAACTCCTCACGAAAACCTATTTGAAAATGATTATGTTCAAGACTTTAATCCGGTGATTTTAACTAATTTCAACAGTAATATTAGGGATAATGAGAACGTTATCGATGGAAATTCACTAAATGAACATTTTCCATCAGCAAAAATGGTCACAGATACAAGCATTCAAACTGATGGTGACAGTGACACACTTATGttacaaacaaaatacatttctaATGAAGAAGGTACTATCCGACAAgctaatgaaataaaatacttgCAACTGCAATTAGAAAAAGAGCGTGCAAAAGCTAATATGCTAAAgtcgaaatataaaaatgaaaaattattacgacTAAAAATGACAACAAAAATGAAatcttataagaaaaaatgttgtACCTTATCtgaaaaattggaaaagattccatttttcaaaaaatttgctGCAGGATTATCTAATCCACATCAACCAAAATGGTCTCCTGAATGCTTAAAACTTGCAATACAAATAAGATACGCTG TTGGATGGAAGGcctatttatatttgaaaaaagaccTCCAGTTACCTTTACCAGCTTATTCTACTTTATGCAAACACATCAGTAAACTTAATTTCTCTCCTGGTCTGTTAAAAGACGTCCTTTCATTAAtggcaaagaaaaagaaaactcaTTCATCTACGCATCAAAGTGATAATGTAGTTTTGATGGATGAAATGGACATTAAAAAATCCTTGGAGTATGATGTTAGCACAG GGTCATTTATTGGACAAACAACGTGTGAAGAACGAGCAAAACTAAGCACTACTGTTGTTGTTTTTATGCTCAGAGGACTAACAGAAAACTGGAAGCAAATTATTTCATGGCATCTGACGTCTAAATCTTCAGATGATTGTGTAATGACCCAATTACTTTTAGAAATTGTTGAAGAAATCGAGAAAATAGGCTTTAGGATTCATGGATTAGTCTGTGATATGGGTCCGAAAAATCAAGCTATATGGCGCAACTTAGGAGTAAACGTTTCGAGGGATAACGTTGTACCGTTTATAGATCATCCCGTACGAACtg AGTCTGAAAATTTGCCATGTAATGAAGTACGATTTAAATACCTTGAAGAATTAGTTGCAATTCAAGAACGACATAGTGATTTAAAATTAGCACCAAATATAACAGCTGAGATTTTAAGGCcttcttcttttaataaaatgcaagtacCACCAGCAGCgcatatatttaatgtaagaaCTGCCGTTGCTCTGGAAACTTTGATTGAACTGAAAATGATAGATAAAGAAGCTGAAACTACAGCTTGGTTTATAAGAAAGGTTCGAGCTTGGTTTGATGTAATGAATAGCAGATACCAAAGTGAAGCTATAactttaagtaataaaaacgtaaaaatagctattattgatcattttttagatttaatagaaaatataataattggcAAGTCATGGAAACCAGTTCAGACGGGTATAAAAATGTCAGTTTTAAATACTATAACACtcgtgaatttattatttaaaactggatataacttttttttaacctCTCGCCTTAATCAAGATGCCTGA
- the LOC120357311 gene encoding uncharacterized protein LOC120357311: DEWVSRPFGGLSYRTTQVLTGHGCFGEYLCRIRKEPTTQCHHCGADRDSAQHTLEECPAWEELRGVLRAEVGNDLSLPAIISQMVSRESAWKAVSSLCDRVMLQKEEAEKVREGQPGGRMPPGNARNGRGGGDGGHDSSRPPPRLPQRRRGAPRPRRSTGRRRGRKTVAATPSQPTIVEERDDGDRHGNDERKRPSSPTAAGPAFGFDDGDFSWRARLLRCERARAPPPRQGGGHIGGEADWREVLYQSAQR, encoded by the exons gacgagtgggtgagccgcccgtttggcggcctgtcctacaggacgacacaggtactcaccgggcatggctgcttcggtgagtacctgtgcaggataaggaaggagccgacgacacagtgccaccactgtggcgccgaccgggactccgcgcagcacacgctggaagagtgcccagcgtgggaagagctgcgcggagtcctgagggctGAAGTGGgaaatgacctctccctgccggccatcattagtcagatggtcagcagggagagcgcctggaaggcggtctcctccttgtGCGAtcgagtcatgctgcagaaggaggaggccgaaaaggtgcgggaggGTCAGCCAGGGGGCCGTATGCCCCCAGGCAACGCGAGAAACggaaggggcggcggagacgggggtcacgattcgtctcggcccccgccccgtcTGCCCCAACGGAGAAGAGGCGCCCCCCGCCCCCGGAGGTCTACCGGACGGCGGCGGGGCAGAAAAACCGTGGCGGCCACCCCCTCCCAACCCACTAtcgtggaggagagggacgatggCGACCGCCACGGAAATGATGAAAGgaagcgaccctcctcccctacggcagccggcccagctttcgg TTTCGACGACGGTGACTTCTCTTGGCGAGCGCGTCTTCTCAGATGCGAACGCGCTCGAGCCCCGCCACCGCGTCAAGGTGGAGGTCACATCGGCGGGGAGGCAGATTGGCGGGAAGTGCTATACCAATCTGCGCAAAGATGA